CCGCCCGTTCCTCCCTGAATCGCCGGTCTGGCAGGAGAAGAAGCTCGCCGGCACGCTGAAGCGTCCGAGCTTCGGCGAGCTGTTCCGGCCGCAGTTCGCGCGCACCACGATCGTCACGACGGTGATGATGGCCTGCGCCTACGCGGCCGCGTTCGGCGCCATCCAGCAGGTCCCCCGCATCGTCCCCGGGCTGGACGAGGTGCGGACGCTGCCGCGCCCGGCGATCGAGAAGACCGTCAGCGCGGTGCAGTCGTTCCAGGAATTCGGCGGCCTCGCCGGACGCATCGCGCTCGCGTACCTGGCGGTGATCATCATCAGCCGCCGGCGCCTGCTGCACGTCTTCCAGATCCCGGGCATGATCCTGCTGCCGCTGTTGTTCTTCTTCGGCACTCACAATCTCACGATGCTGAAGTGGGGAATCGCGGCGGTGGGCTTCCTGACGATCGCGCAGTTCAGCTTCTGGGGAAACTACCTGCCGCGCGTCTACCCGACGTTCCTGCGCGGCACGGGCGAGAGCTTCGCCGCGAACGTGGGCGGCCGCATGATCGGCACGTCCGCGGCGCTGGTGACGACGAATCTGGTGGCGTCGATGCCGGGCGCGACGCCGTCGATGCGCCTGGCGTACGCGGCGGCGCTGGTCGGGACGACGGTGTACGTGATCGGCTTCATCGCGAGCTGGTGGCTGCCCGAGCCGAAGGCGGAGGACCTGCCGGAATAGGGGATCTTCCGGCTAGACGCGGACGCCGCCTGCTGCTCTGTAGAGCGCTCTCGCATCATCGGCCGAGAACGGCCTCGGGTTGTGCGTCCCCGTCCACTGCGTTGCGGCGTCGGCCGCCAGCGCGTCGACGTCTTCGGCGCGCGCGCCAAGCTCGCGCAGGGTCGCGGGCAGGCCGGCGGCGCTGCGCAGCGCCTCGAGGCGCCCCGGCAGGTCGTCCGCGCACAACTCGCGATAACGCGCACCCACGACTTCCCCGTTCCAGCGGACCACGTGCGGCAGCATGACCGCGACGGCGATGCCGTGGGTCGTGCCGTATCGGGCGGTCAACGGATTCGCGCAGGCGTGCGCCGCCCCCAGCATCGACAGCTCGATCGCCGCGCCGGCCAGATTCGCGCCGCGCAGCATCGCGCCGCGGGCCTCGAGGTCGGCGGGGTCGCGCAGCACGCGCTCGAAGTGCGAGTCCAGGAGCGTCCACGCCTCGGCCGCCAGGCGCGCCGACTCGGGCGTTCGCGTCTTCGTGACGAACGCCTCGACGGCATGCGAAATGGCGTCATAGCCGGCGACGGCGGTGACCTCGCGCGGCTGCGAGACCGTCAGCGCCGGATCCAGTATCGCGATGCGAAACGCCGCCTTCTCGTCGCCGCACGCCATTTTCGCGTGCGTCTCGGCGTCGGAGATCAACGCGTACGACTGCGCCTCGCTGCCGGTGCCCGCCGTGGTGGGGATGCCGATCGAGGGCAGCATCGGCTTGGCCGCCTTGCCGTGGCCGCGGTAGTCGCGCATCGACCCGCCGTTGGTGAGGACGAAGTTGATCCCCTTGGCGCAGTCGAGCGAGCTGCCTCCGCCCAGCGCGACAATGCCGTCCACGTGCGCCGCCGCCGCGGCGACGCGGCCCGCCTCGACCATGTCGGTGTCCGGATTCGCGTCGAACGCGTGAAAGAACGCCGGCTCGACCCCGGCCGCGCGGAGCAGCCGGGCTGCGCGCTCGACGAATCCCGCCTGAACAATGCCTTTATCGGCGACGATGAGCGCCCGGGTAAACGCCAGTTGCCGCGCCAGCGTCCCTACCTGATCGAGCGCCCCCGGGCCAAACACCACCCGCACGGACATCCGCCGAATGGTACCAAAAACGGGGACAGTCCCCTTTTTTTGACAACCGCCGGCGACAACGCTTACGAGGACAGTGAATGACACACCGAATGCTAGCCGCGCCGGCGATTGCGTCGCTGGCGCTGATCACGACCAGCGCCGACACCACGTCCGAGAAGTACTGGCCGCAGTGGCGCGGCCCGCATGCCACCGGCGTCTCGAAAACCGCCGATCCGCCGATCGAGTGGAGCGAGACCAGGAACGTCCGGTGGAAGCTCGAAATCCCCGGCCGCGGATCGGGAACCCCGGTCATCTGGGGAGACAAGGTGTTCGTGCTCACCGCCGTGCCGGTCGGCGTGGACGCCGCCAGCTCGCACGCCGCGCGCGGCGGCACCCGTCCCGCCGTCCCGCACAAGTTCACCGTGATGGCGATCGATCGGAAGACCGGCAAGGTCGCCTGGGAGCGGACGGCGCGCGAGGCCACGCCGCACGAGGGGTCGCACCAGCAGTTCGGCACCTACGCCTCCTCGTCCGCGATCACCGACGGCGAGCGCGTCTACGCGTTCTTCGACTCGTTCGGCCTCTATGCCTATGACATGAACGGCACGCCGCTCTGGGAAAAGGACCTCGGCGACAAGAAGATGCGCAACGAGTTCGGCGAAGGGCAGACGCCGGTGCTGCACGGCAACACGATCGTCGTGCAGTGGGACCACCAGGGGCCGTCGTTCATCACCGCGCTCGACAAGATGACCGGCAAGGAACTGTGGCGCACCGAGCGGCAGGAAATCGACAGCTGGGGCACGCCGCTCGTCGTCGAGCACGGCGGCAGGGCACAGGTCATCGCCAGCGCGATGAACAAGGTCACGAGCTACGATCTCGCAACCGGACAGGTCGTGTGGCAGGGCCCGGGACTGACGATGAATCCGATTCCGTCGTCCGTGCACGAGAACGGGATGGTGTACGCCGTCAGCGGCTTCCGCGGCAACAAGCTCCTCGCGATCCAGCTCGACGAAGCGAAGGGGGATCTCACCGCCACCCGGGCCGTGAAGTGGGAGCTGAACGCCGACACGCCGTACGTCCCGTCTCCGCTGCTCTACGACGGGATCATCTACCTGCTGAAGTCGAACTCCGGGATCCTGTCGGCGTTCGATGCGAAGACCGGCAAACCGCACTACCAGCTGCAGCGGCTCGAGAACGTGCCGAACGTGTTCGCCTCCCCCGTCGGCGCGAAGGGACGCATCTACATCCCCGGCCAGGAGGGGTCGACGATCGTGCTCAAGGCGGGGCCGTCGTACGACGTGCTGGCGAGGAACACGCTGGACGACGGGTTCAACGCGTCGCCGGCGCTGGTCGACAACGAGCTGTACCTGCGCGGCGCGAAGTTCCTCTACTCGATCGGAACCCGCTAGCCGGCGGGGTGCTGGGGCGACGCACCCAGCACCCGTCACCCGTGCTCAGACCGCCTTCGCGTCGAGGTCGATCCGCAGCGAGCCGCGGTACGCGTTGGAGACCGGGCAGGTTCCCTCGGCCTCACGCGCCACCTCGGCGAACTGGTCCTTGGGGATGCCGCTGAGCCCGTGCGCGACGACGCTCAGCTTCGAGCTCAGGATCTTGATCCCGGCGTCTCCCTTGTCGGCCGTCACGGTGGCGGTCACTTCGGTCTTC
This region of Vicinamibacterales bacterium genomic DNA includes:
- a CDS encoding MFS transporter; this encodes MTRQTWLIAVIAAIGFAFDSYELLMLPLIVRPALVELLGVPATDPLVNQWVGYLFYVPAVAGGIFGLLGGYLTDRLGRRRVLTWSIVIYAFSAFAAGYSTSVYQLLFWRCWTFVGVCVEFVAAVAWLSELFPDPKQREKVVGYTQAFGSLGGIMVTAGYYLAVNYAPSLPAVHGTHEAWRYTLMSGLIPAIPLAVIRPFLPESPVWQEKKLAGTLKRPSFGELFRPQFARTTIVTTVMMACAYAAAFGAIQQVPRIVPGLDEVRTLPRPAIEKTVSAVQSFQEFGGLAGRIALAYLAVIIISRRRLLHVFQIPGMILLPLLFFFGTHNLTMLKWGIAAVGFLTIAQFSFWGNYLPRVYPTFLRGTGESFAANVGGRMIGTSAALVTTNLVASMPGATPSMRLAYAAALVGTTVYVIGFIASWWLPEPKAEDLPE
- a CDS encoding iron-containing alcohol dehydrogenase, with the protein product MSVRVVFGPGALDQVGTLARQLAFTRALIVADKGIVQAGFVERAARLLRAAGVEPAFFHAFDANPDTDMVEAGRVAAAAAHVDGIVALGGGSSLDCAKGINFVLTNGGSMRDYRGHGKAAKPMLPSIGIPTTAGTGSEAQSYALISDAETHAKMACGDEKAAFRIAILDPALTVSQPREVTAVAGYDAISHAVEAFVTKTRTPESARLAAEAWTLLDSHFERVLRDPADLEARGAMLRGANLAGAAIELSMLGAAHACANPLTARYGTTHGIAVAVMLPHVVRWNGEVVGARYRELCADDLPGRLEALRSAAGLPATLRELGARAEDVDALAADAATQWTGTHNPRPFSADDARALYRAAGGVRV
- a CDS encoding PQQ-binding-like beta-propeller repeat protein, whose translation is MTHRMLAAPAIASLALITTSADTTSEKYWPQWRGPHATGVSKTADPPIEWSETRNVRWKLEIPGRGSGTPVIWGDKVFVLTAVPVGVDAASSHAARGGTRPAVPHKFTVMAIDRKTGKVAWERTAREATPHEGSHQQFGTYASSSAITDGERVYAFFDSFGLYAYDMNGTPLWEKDLGDKKMRNEFGEGQTPVLHGNTIVVQWDHQGPSFITALDKMTGKELWRTERQEIDSWGTPLVVEHGGRAQVIASAMNKVTSYDLATGQVVWQGPGLTMNPIPSSVHENGMVYAVSGFRGNKLLAIQLDEAKGDLTATRAVKWELNADTPYVPSPLLYDGIIYLLKSNSGILSAFDAKTGKPHYQLQRLENVPNVFASPVGAKGRIYIPGQEGSTIVLKAGPSYDVLARNTLDDGFNASPALVDNELYLRGAKFLYSIGTR